The nucleotide window GACACCACCGGACCGGCCAGCTTGGCTGCGCCCGCCGACGCGGCGGGGGACCCGGAACAAAGAGCCCTCTATGGTGTGGCGGGATCCACCTGTCACACAGTGGTCGGCCGCGACTGGCCTGCTTGCGCGAGCACTGTGTGACACGTGGATCCTGTTTCCCATACAGGTGGGGTTGTCTCGGTTCCCTCGTCGCTGTCGGCGGGCTCTGCCAACCATTCCGGACTGGCGGTGTCAAGTCGGACGAAACTAGACCACAGCGACAGTGATCCGACTTGATACCGCCAGGCCGGGATGATTCCGTTTACGGCGACGACAGCGACGAGGGAACCGAGACAGTGGCGACCAACACTCGGACCGCCACCTGCGCGGGGTCTGGTGATCCCTCCGAGCAGAGGCCCCGGCCGGAGGCCCCTGCCTTTGACTTCAGGCACCCACCAAACGCGGCCGCCGCCCGCCAGACCAAACGTATGCGCAGTGACTTGGACCTGCGCGCGGTCGTGTCCAGCCACCACCGCCGGCCGCCAGCGCAGCCCCCGGCACACCACCGAACTGCGTCCCCTGCGGATCCCGTAAACCGTACGCGAAGCCGTAAAAATAGCCTTTAAAACCACGGACAAACCGCACCATCACACCTCCACCGTCTCCGCCCCGCTCATAACCGCCAGCGTCTGCGCCGCCCGCGCCAGCACCCGCGCCGCCGCCCCGCGTACCTCGGCGCTGGAGCCGAGGCGGCCCGCCACCACCGCGACTTGGCGTGCGGCCGACGGTAGTGCGGAGCGTGCTATGCCGCGCCGCAGTGGTTCGAACAAGGGCTCGCCGATGGCTGCCAGGTCGCCGCCGACGACGATCAGGCGCGGGTTCAGCAGGGTCACCAATGCCGCCAGGGCTCGGCCGACTGCTTCGCCGGTGTCCTCCACGACTCGCGCCATGCCCGGGGTGCCGGCGGCGAGGAGTGCCGGGAGGTCCGACGGTGCCACTGGTTCGCCCCAGCTGTCCTGTAGCAGTCTGGCCAGGGCGACTGGGCTGGCTATGGTCTCCAGGCAGCCGCGGTTGCCGCAGCGGCAGACCAGGCCGTCGCGGACGGCGGGGAGGTGGCCGATTTCGCCGGCCAGGCCGCCGGCTCCGAGTTGGAGGGCGCCGGCGGCGATGACGCCTGCGCCGATTCCTGCTGAGAGGCGGATGTAGACCATGTCCTCGACGTCGCGGCCGGCTCCGTACATGTGCTCGGCCAGGGCGCCGGCGTTGGCGTCGTTCGTCATCTCGGTGGGCAGGCCCGTGCGGTGTTCCAGTTCGGGGCCGGGGCGGATGCCGGTCCAGCCGGGCATGATGCCCTCGGCGGACAGGGCGCCGTCGGCGTCGACGGGGGCTGCGATGCCGACGCCGAGGCCCAGGACGCGTTCGCGGGGGACGCCGTTCTCGGTCATGGCGCGGCGTACGAGGTCTGCGGCGAGGTCGAGGGTTTCGTGGGGGGCGCGGTCGACTTCCTTGGCCTCGCTGGTCTCCCATACCGGGGTGCCGTGCACGTCGCACAGGGCGACCCGCACGTGTGCGTGTCCGATGTCCGCGCCGATGGCGTAGGCGACCGAGCGGTTGAGTGCCAGTGGCAGTGCGGGGCGGCCCATCGAGCGGATCTCCGCCTCGGAGCCGTGGGCGCCGTTCGCTCCGATCTCCTCGACGACCAGCCCGGCCGCGATCAGATCGGAGACCAGCACGGACACCGTCGCCCGGGACAGCCCGGTGAGCCGGACCAGTTCCGGGCGACTGGTGGTGCTGCTGGCGAGCAGGACCTGGAGGACTCGCAGGCGGCCCTCTTCTCGCAGGTTCGGCGGCGCGGCGACGATGCACTCCTCGGATAGTTCTGGGTGGCACACATGCTACGGCCACCGCGCCGCCGAGATTTGAATCAGTCCCCGGCTCAGTCGTGGATCAGGTCGAACTCCTCCCAGGGGCCGATGGCGGTGCGGTTGGCGATCAGTGGCGCGGCGCCGGCGTTGTCGGCGGTGACGATGTCGCCGTTGGCGTGGGCCCGGAAGCTGACGCTGCCGTCGGCGTTGTGGATCAGGTCGAACTCCTCCCAGGGGCCGATGGCGGTGCGGTTGGCGATCAGCGGTGCGGCGCCGGCGTTGTCGGCGGTGACGATGTCGCCGTTGGCGTGAGCGCGGAAGCTCACGCTGCCGTCGGAGTTGGTGATGAGGTCGAAGGACTCCCAGGGGCCGATGGCGGTGCGGTTAGCGATGAGTGGCGCGGCGCCTGCGTTGTCGGCGGTGACGATGTCGCTGTTGGCGTGAGCACGGAGGCTGATGACGGAGTTTGAGGATGAGCCCGACACCGACACGTCGAAGATGTGCATCGAGACCGAGCTGCGGACCGCGCCGGCACTCACGGTGGGCAGCACCACGTCCTGCACCGTCTTGCCGGCCTGCAACGGGATGGCCGCGTAGGACAGGTTCACGGCCTGGGTGATCTTGCCGCTGCCGCCGTTGATGTAGGTCGGGTTCGCGATGAAGTCAGTGCCCTGAGCGGCGGAGGTCGACCACCAGTCGGCGAAGCCCAGGCTGTAGCTCTGGGTACTGCCATCGGTGTAGATGATGGTCCCGCTGCCGGAGGACGACCCGTAGGTCGACGTCCCGATGATGGACAAAGTGGTGCCGGAGCCTGATACCGGGATGGTTTGTCCCGAGGCCACGATGTCGTCGTTCGTTCCGGCGGCCACGTTCGGCCAAGGGATGGTGGCGCCGTCGTGGGTGAGCGTCGCACCGGGAGTGATGCCCGCGGCCGTGGACAGTGCCTGCGAGGAGTAGCTCGTCCCGCCGCCGTCCAGGTTCCCGGCCGCCGTGCTGCTGTCGTCGGTGATGCCGATGTTGTTGAAAGCGGCGTTCAGCGAGGCGTAGGCGATGTTCATCGTGCCGGAGTCGCTGTAGGGGCCGGTGCCGTTGACCGTTGCTTGCGCGGACAGTGAGTAGGGCCCCGGCGCCGTGCCCGAGGGCGCGCTCACCTTCCACGTGGTCTGTACCGACTGCCCGCCCGCGACGCTGGCGAACGTCGAAGGCGTGGTGGCCTGCGCGCTCCAGCCGGAGGGCAGGCTCAGCGAGACGGCGACGTTGGTCTCCGCGGCGGTGCCGCCGTTGACGAACGTCGTGGTCGCGGTGCCGGTGCCGCCGGCCGTGATCAGCGCCGGCGCCGCCAGGCTCAGCGTGTGCCGCACCACGATCGGCGCGGTGCCGGTGACGCCGTTGACCGTGACGCTGATCAGCGCCGTCCCGTCGCCGACCGCGTGCACCTGACCGGTGCTGCTGACCGTGGCGACCGTCGGGTCGCTGCTGCTGTAGCCGACCGAGGCGCCGGCCAGGTTCACGAACGACTGGTCGTTGTCGACGGCCTCGATGACGTTGTCGGCGGTGACGCTCATGTTCCGGCCCTGCGATACCGAGCCGACGCCGGTGGTGTCGTCCTTGATCCACTGGTTCTTGCCGGTGAGGTCGATCGTCGAGCCGGCGTTGTAGACCACGCTCTCCGGCTGCACGGTCACGTACTGCACCTTCGGCGTGATGGTGCCGGACACCGCCACGTTCACCGTCGAACGGATGTCGGAGGCGCTGGCGCCGACCTGCAAACCGTAGGTGCCGTCATAGACCACGGACTTCATGTTCGTGGCGTCCCAGAAAGACAGGTCACTGATCTTCACCGGGATGGTGATCTTCTGTCCGGCGCCGGGGTTCAGGACACCGGTCTTCTGGAAGCCCACCAGCCGCTTGTTCGGCAGCTGCACGCCGGAGACCGTGAACTGGGTCGCGGCGTACAACTGGGCCACGGTCGCGCCGGCGGTGCTGCCGGAGTTGGTGACGGTGAAGCTGACGTTGACCGTGCCGTCGGCGTTGGGGCTCGCGTTGTCGACGGTCGCGGCGGAATAGGAGAAGTTCGAGTAGCTCAGGCCGTAGCCGAACGGGTAGGTCGGGGTGCCGGTGAAGTACTGGTAGGTCCGGCCCAGACCGCTGGTGTCGCCGGGGGTGAGGCCGTAGTTGCTCATCGCAGGGAGCTGCGAGTCGTCGGCGTACCAGGTGAAGTTCAGGTGCCCGCTCGGGTTCTGCTTGCCCAGCAGCACGTCGGCCAAGGCAGTGCCCTGGCTCTCCCCGTTGTAGCCGCTGAACACGACCGCCGGGATGGTGCCGTCCACGTCGCTGATCTTCACCGGGCCGTCGGACTGCACGACCAGCGCGGTCTTCGGGTTGCCCAGCGCCGTGGTCTGCGTGATCAGCGAGTCGTAGTTGCCCGGCATGTTCAG belongs to Catenulispora sp. MAP5-51 and includes:
- a CDS encoding ROK family protein yields the protein MCHPELSEECIVAAPPNLREEGRLRVLQVLLASSTTSRPELVRLTGLSRATVSVLVSDLIAAGLVVEEIGANGAHGSEAEIRSMGRPALPLALNRSVAYAIGADIGHAHVRVALCDVHGTPVWETSEAKEVDRAPHETLDLAADLVRRAMTENGVPRERVLGLGVGIAAPVDADGALSAEGIMPGWTGIRPGPELEHRTGLPTEMTNDANAGALAEHMYGAGRDVEDMVYIRLSAGIGAGVIAAGALQLGAGGLAGEIGHLPAVRDGLVCRCGNRGCLETIASPVALARLLQDSWGEPVAPSDLPALLAAGTPGMARVVEDTGEAVGRALAALVTLLNPRLIVVGGDLAAIGEPLFEPLRRGIARSALPSAARQVAVVAGRLGSSAEVRGAAARVLARAAQTLAVMSGAETVEV
- a CDS encoding glycoside hydrolase family 3 C-terminal domain-containing protein codes for the protein MRRTTPHRRKLLAAGSAVVLACGFAASVTSVAAAPKSVAATPAASSTPIYLNTSYPFQARAADLVSRMTLAEKAAQLNTTSAPAIPRLGVQQYTYQAEAQHGINYLGADQNSGSAAGNPPVATSFPTNFASSMSWDPALVYQETTAISDEARGLVDKSLFGTGQNNLGPAASDYGSLTFWAPTVNLDRDPRWGRTDEAFGEDPYLVGQMAGAFVNGFQGNSMTGQSLNGYLKAGATAKHYALNNVEQDRTGISSNVSDTDLRDYYTKQFASLIENAHVAGLMTSYNAINGTPSVADTYTANQLAQRTYGFNGYVTSDCGAVGTTYQNFPSGHAWAPPGWSTDGGGSNAIWTNTASGAKISGAAGGEAYSLRAGTQVNCGGDEFSLQNIQAAINAGILSEGVIDADLTKLFTIRMQTGEFDPASQVPYTSITKAQIQSPAHQALATQVADNSLVLLKNGNVSGTGAPLLPANASKLNNVVILGDMANTVTLGDYSGAPSLQVNAVQGLTTAIKAANPNANILFDAAGTSSTATSAATLSSATQTAIKNADLVVMFVGTNQNNAQEGNDRTTLNMPGNYDSLITQTTALGNPKTALVVQSDGPVKISDVDGTIPAVVFSGYNGESQGTALADVLLGKQNPSGHLNFTWYADDSQLPAMSNYGLTPGDTSGLGRTYQYFTGTPTYPFGYGLSYSNFSYSAATVDNASPNADGTVNVSFTVTNSGSTAGATVAQLYAATQFTVSGVQLPNKRLVGFQKTGVLNPGAGQKITIPVKISDLSFWDATNMKSVVYDGTYGLQVGASASDIRSTVNVAVSGTITPKVQYVTVQPESVVYNAGSTIDLTGKNQWIKDDTTGVGSVSQGRNMSVTADNVIEAVDNDQSFVNLAGASVGYSSSDPTVATVSSTGQVHAVGDGTALISVTVNGVTGTAPIVVRHTLSLAAPALITAGGTGTATTTFVNGGTAAETNVAVSLSLPSGWSAQATTPSTFASVAGGQSVQTTWKVSAPSGTAPGPYSLSAQATVNGTGPYSDSGTMNIAYASLNAAFNNIGITDDSSTAAGNLDGGGTSYSSQALSTAAGITPGATLTHDGATIPWPNVAAGTNDDIVASGQTIPVSGSGTTLSIIGTSTYGSSSGSGTIIYTDGSTQSYSLGFADWWSTSAAQGTDFIANPTYINGGSGKITQAVNLSYAAIPLQAGKTVQDVVLPTVSAGAVRSSVSMHIFDVSVSGSSSNSVISLRAHANSDIVTADNAGAAPLIANRTAIGPWESFDLITNSDGSVSFRAHANGDIVTADNAGAAPLIANRTAIGPWEEFDLIHNADGSVSFRAHANGDIVTADNAGAAPLIANRTAIGPWEEFDLIHD